One region of Vitis vinifera cultivar Pinot Noir 40024 chromosome 1, ASM3070453v1 genomic DNA includes:
- the LOC104879709 gene encoding F-box protein At5g65850-like produces MAWSSLHTDVMLDFFSRLTVKGLHRCRCVSREWLSVISNPNLRTLHRQRWRQHPLMLVLDNINSTTYVITVSDMGGAVLNHFIVDLPVTSSFAIIGYTYCELICFSLNHDKLYVCNPSTQELAEVPSSPYSFRFSASLPPMGFFTLTKQHHILAIGRVPSLDQYKIVRLFMRNVEKNGAYDFGCEVFTIRDGEHVDSGSWKLIGDCPCSVSQTSHASVEGAIYWPVADHALRSQRNHILRLDLETEMFEFISGPQDYLYGLDHEDDDFISFSLQELKGCVCLVNRYQPFFVLDVWMLKDRANGIWVKEHHIDLPPLDHHCMIQGFIPSNHDDGNLLIFMSSNQTYYYYNIQTQTFSVADNLNAEGLHSFFVYYDNFFSLGTR; encoded by the coding sequence ATGGCTTGGAGCAGCCTGCACACCGATGTGATGCTTGACTTCTTCTCAAGACTGACAGTCAAAGGCCTCCACCGCTGCAGATGTGTGTCTAGGGAATGGTTGAGCGTCATCTCCAATCCCAACCTGCGGACTCTTCATCGGCAGCGCTGGAGGCAACACCCTTTGATGCTTGTCCTAGACAACATTAACTCCACCACGTATGTGATCACTGTGAGTGACATGGGTGGAGCTGTTTTGAACCACTTCATAGTGGATCTTCCGGTAACCTCTTCTTTTGCCATCATTGGATACACTTACTGTGAACTCATTTGCTTTTCTCTCAATCATGACAAACTGTACGTTTGCAACCCAAGCACCCAAGAATTGGCGGAGGTGCCCAGCTCTCCCTACTCATTCCGTTTCTCCGCTTCTCTTCCTCCAATGGGGTTTTTCACTCTGACTAAACAACATCACATCCTAGCAATAGGACGTGTACCTTCCTTGGATCAGTATAAAATTGTACGCCTGTTTATGCGTAATGTTGAAAAAAATGGTGCTTACGATTTTGGCTGTGAAGTCTTCACCATAAGAGATGGGGAGCATGTAGACTCAGGCTCTTGGAAGCTGATAGGAGACTGCCCTTGTTCAGTCTCGCAGACAAGCCACGCTAGCGTAGAAGGAGCCATTTATTGGCCGGTTGCAGACCATGCTCTTCGCAGTCAAAGGAACCACATTCTACGCTTGGATCTGGAAACCGAAATGTTTGAATTCATATCCGGTCCTCAAGATTACCTATATGGTCTTGATCATGAGGATGATGATTTCATATCTTTTTCTTTGCAAGAGTTAAAAGGCTGTGTGTGCTTGGTGAACAGGTATCAGCCTTTCTTCGTCTTGGATGTATGGATGCTGAAGGATCGGGCAAATGGAATTTGGGTTAAAGAGCACCACATCGACCTGCCTCCGCTTGATCATCACTGTATGATTCAGGGCTTCATCCCTAGTAATCATGATGACGGAAATCTATTGATTTTTATGTCGTCCAACCAGACCTACTACTACTACAACATCCAGACCCAGACATTCAGTGTTGCAGACAACCTAAATGCAGAAGGACTCCATTCTTTCTTTGTCTACTATGACAACTTCTTTTCTTTAGGAACCAGATAG
- the LOC100853983 gene encoding transcription factor bHLH90 isoform X1 → MRGLEKAMEWLRPLVEKKTWDYCVVWKLGDDPSRFVEWMDCCCGGGYGLANVKVEREGQHLPPLCRDRYSQHPVRTRACEALAQFPSFMPLYSGIHGEVVVSTQPRWLSHGTALDSNLSHEFVGTQVLIPVVGGLIELFIAKHVPKDQNIIDFVKAQCHISLEQEVRSCNSVSPNENSLDPLLGKYADNLPPPLLHLSSILQLQFLPPATQPSMLCGFEGSSNVSDRLNEHPSLDSSSCLAPRHKSLKRPIEKSSFSTDHHYNETLLKQQLGLGLGLVSATPMVEKENEKARQKPESEQYHSKNLITERNRRNRIKDGLFTLRALVPKISKMDRASILGDAIQYIVELQQEVKKLQDEVNMEQEDCNMKDAELKRSSRYSPATTEHNRGSSSIREKKQIESQRVQVEVKLIGTREFLLKLLCEQKRGGFARLMEAINVLGLQVVDANITTFNGNVLNIFRVEAREIRMYIEIHWDEKKKRASCDSENEAFTLSIESSPVHVSSLHLV, encoded by the exons ATGAGAGGTTTGGAAAAAGCGATGGAATGGCTGAGACCCCTTGTTGAGAAGAAGACATGGGACTACTGCGTTGTTTGGAAGTTAGGGGACGACCCTTCAAG GTTTGTTGAATGGATGGATTGCTGTTGTGGTGGTGGCTATGGTCTTGCTAATGTCAAAGTTGAAAGAGAAGGGCAGCATTTGCCTCCCCTTTGCAGGGATAGATACTCTCAGCACCCTGTAAGGACTAGAGCTTGTGAGGCACTTGCCCAGTTTCCTTCTTTCATGCCCCTATATTCTGG GATTCATGGAGAGGTAGTGGTATCAACCCAACCCAGGTGGCTTTCCCATGGCACTGCCCTGGATTCAAATCTTTCTCAT GAGTTCGTTGGAACCCAGGTTCTGATCCCAGTAGTTGGTGGCCTTATTGAGCTATTCATTGCAAAGCAT GTACCCAAAGATCAGAATATCATAGACTTTGTCAAAGCTCAGTGTCATATCTCTTTGGAACAAGAAGTAAGGAGCTGCAACAGTGTGAGTCCCAACGAAAACTCTCTTGATCCATTGCTCGGCAAGTACGCAGACAATCTTCCACCTCCCCTGCTCCACTTGAGTTCCATTCTCCAGCTACAATTTCTTCCCCCAGCAACCCAACCCTCCATGTTGTGTGGTTTTGAAGGATCTTCCAACGTTTCTGATCGTTTGAATGAACATCCATCACTTGATTCAAGTTCCTGTCTTGCACCAAGACATAAATCTTTGAAGCGGCCAATTGAAAAATCTTCATTCTCTACAGACCATCATTACAATGAAACTTTGTTAAAGCAACAGctgggtttgggtttgggtttagTTAGTGCCACTCCCATGgttgagaaagaaaatgagaaggccAGGCAGAAGCCCGAAAGCGAACAATACCActccaagaatctgatcacagAGAGGAACCGAAGAAATAGGATTAAAGACGGGCTCTTTACTCTACGTGCTCTGGTGCCCAAGATTTCCAAG ATGGACAGGGCTTCAATTCTTGGAGATGCGATCCAGTATATTGTGGAGTTGCAGCAGGAGGTGAAGAAACTCCAGGATGAGGTCAATATGGAACAAGAGGACTGCAATATGAAGGATGCTGAATTGAAAAGAAGCTCTAGATACTCACCAGCTACTACTGAACACAACCGAGGCAGCTCTAGTATCCGCGAAAAGAAACAAATAGAATCACAAAGA GTGCAAGTAGAAGTGAAGCTGATTGGCACAAGAGAATTTTTGCTGAAGTTGTTATGTGAGCAGAAGCGAGGTGGGTTTGCAAGGCTGATGGAGGCTATCAACGTTTTAGGGCTTCAAGTTGTTGATGCCAACATCACCACATTTAATGGCAACGTCTTGAACATTTTCAGGGTTGAG GCTAGAGAAATCAGAATGTACATAGAAATACATTGGgatgagaagaaaaagagagcAAGTTGTGATTCAGAAAATGAAGCATTTACTCTCAGCATTGAGAGCTCTCCTGTTCATGTATCTTCACTTCATCTTGTATGA
- the LOC100853983 gene encoding transcription factor bHLH90 isoform X2: MRGLEKAMEWLRPLVEKKTWDYCVVWKLGDDPSRFVEWMDCCCGGGYGLANVKVEREGQHLPPLCRDRYSQHPVRTRACEALAQFPSFMPLYSGIHGEVVVSTQPRWLSHGTALDSNLSHEFVGTQVLIPVVGGLIELFIAKHVPKDQNIIDFVKAQCHISLEQEVRSCNSVSPNENSLDPLLGKYADNLPPPLLHLSSILQLQFLPPATQPSMLCGFEGSSNVSDRLNEHPSLDSSSCLAPRHKSLKRPIEKSSFSTDHHYNETLLKQQLGLGLGLVSATPMVEKENEKARQKPESEQYHSKNLITERNRRNRIKDGLFTLRALVPKISKMDRASILGDAIQYIVELQQEVKKLQDEVNMEQEDCNMKDAELKRSSRYSPATTEHNRGSSSIREKKQIESQRVQVEVKLIGTREFLLKLLCEQKRGGFARLMEAINVLGLQVVDANITTFNGNVLNIFRVEANKEFQPKKLRDSLIDLTG, translated from the exons ATGAGAGGTTTGGAAAAAGCGATGGAATGGCTGAGACCCCTTGTTGAGAAGAAGACATGGGACTACTGCGTTGTTTGGAAGTTAGGGGACGACCCTTCAAG GTTTGTTGAATGGATGGATTGCTGTTGTGGTGGTGGCTATGGTCTTGCTAATGTCAAAGTTGAAAGAGAAGGGCAGCATTTGCCTCCCCTTTGCAGGGATAGATACTCTCAGCACCCTGTAAGGACTAGAGCTTGTGAGGCACTTGCCCAGTTTCCTTCTTTCATGCCCCTATATTCTGG GATTCATGGAGAGGTAGTGGTATCAACCCAACCCAGGTGGCTTTCCCATGGCACTGCCCTGGATTCAAATCTTTCTCAT GAGTTCGTTGGAACCCAGGTTCTGATCCCAGTAGTTGGTGGCCTTATTGAGCTATTCATTGCAAAGCAT GTACCCAAAGATCAGAATATCATAGACTTTGTCAAAGCTCAGTGTCATATCTCTTTGGAACAAGAAGTAAGGAGCTGCAACAGTGTGAGTCCCAACGAAAACTCTCTTGATCCATTGCTCGGCAAGTACGCAGACAATCTTCCACCTCCCCTGCTCCACTTGAGTTCCATTCTCCAGCTACAATTTCTTCCCCCAGCAACCCAACCCTCCATGTTGTGTGGTTTTGAAGGATCTTCCAACGTTTCTGATCGTTTGAATGAACATCCATCACTTGATTCAAGTTCCTGTCTTGCACCAAGACATAAATCTTTGAAGCGGCCAATTGAAAAATCTTCATTCTCTACAGACCATCATTACAATGAAACTTTGTTAAAGCAACAGctgggtttgggtttgggtttagTTAGTGCCACTCCCATGgttgagaaagaaaatgagaaggccAGGCAGAAGCCCGAAAGCGAACAATACCActccaagaatctgatcacagAGAGGAACCGAAGAAATAGGATTAAAGACGGGCTCTTTACTCTACGTGCTCTGGTGCCCAAGATTTCCAAG ATGGACAGGGCTTCAATTCTTGGAGATGCGATCCAGTATATTGTGGAGTTGCAGCAGGAGGTGAAGAAACTCCAGGATGAGGTCAATATGGAACAAGAGGACTGCAATATGAAGGATGCTGAATTGAAAAGAAGCTCTAGATACTCACCAGCTACTACTGAACACAACCGAGGCAGCTCTAGTATCCGCGAAAAGAAACAAATAGAATCACAAAGA GTGCAAGTAGAAGTGAAGCTGATTGGCACAAGAGAATTTTTGCTGAAGTTGTTATGTGAGCAGAAGCGAGGTGGGTTTGCAAGGCTGATGGAGGCTATCAACGTTTTAGGGCTTCAAGTTGTTGATGCCAACATCACCACATTTAATGGCAACGTCTTGAACATTTTCAGGGTTGAG GCAAACAAGGAGTTCCAACCGAAGAAATTGAGAGATTCATTGATTGATCTAACAGGCTAG